A genome region from Magnolia sinica isolate HGM2019 chromosome 8, MsV1, whole genome shotgun sequence includes the following:
- the LOC131253562 gene encoding stress response protein nst1-like isoform X2: MCILCVVQKWSRRVATMLPWLVIPLIGLWALSQLLPPGFRFEVTSPRLACVFVLLVTLFWYEVLMPQLSAWRLRRSARLREQRRFEAIEMEKLRKTATRRCRNCLTPYRDQNPGGGRFMCSYCGHISRRPVLDMQGPASLGITSSGIGKIWNSKVWSENGWICGQDWSENGNWGGGSFVGKPGGQWGRNGGAFFSGDDRCVAEKSYSGVVVFACKLLASFFLSIRWLWRKIFRVGSTREDASSDAEHKGLLSKKGENGVNLNESKGEKARRKAEEKRQARLEREMLEEEERKQREEVARLVEERRRLRDEKLEAEKERGKGSTPDRERDNRRETERRRQEKRKEKDKGSNKSNSDGEELERKVNRESERKREFDKRSEIERRDLQKTTMESIRPQSSEIGNGMKNISTNFSRPSGGGSRYFDRMKGSFLSSSKAFNGATFFGRGAHASATAAMKVNRPSGSGDHVQTSTSRREVLSSEHIAGKFTSNGDDKLSEAASQRPVVSDLQPQPIAPKKTWQQLFTRSSAVTSSLDANTMSQPSPNHQTEARSPQLPDQAPPKYHLDNPIQFGLPLPFSPLCTTSISSSVSPPAAGSVFPLVGNPAHDFISEDAELFEDPCYVPDPVSLLGPVSESLDNFPLDLGTGFVSSSGLERSHVLKNVSASTEVSKPSPIESPMSKLRVAEERHFTSSQLPCTPRSRDLHASSDESVNAHEQGTWQMWGTPPLGPASWLLPLGQNKTNQENIVHPSTHKAIVSQFPKENQVLPGASSPQNARVGNDQSGGTFSPLGPGSNEADLWLHKTVLQPLVGDGDKHFPPLNLREDISQNEMTYDGVRKAGAGHPFEQSPGSCWSKDWAVQGQVEGDGNSTLAMPPIGGLFSTPDVQSLWSFN; the protein is encoded by the exons ATGTGTATACTGTGTGTTGTTCAGAAGTGGTCCCGCCGGGTCGCGACCATGCTTCCTTGGTTAGTAATTCCGTTGATTGGGCTCTGGGCGCTCTCTCAGCTGCTGCCGCCAGGGTTCCGTTTTGAGGTCACTTCTCCACGTCTGGCATGTGTTTTCGTGCTGCTTGTTACACTTTTCTGGTATGAGGTGTTGATGCCACAGCTGTCGGCTTGGCGTCTGCGTAGGAGCGCACGGCTCAGGGAGCAACGTCGGTTTGAAGCTATTGAGATGGAGAAGCTTCGGAAGACCGCCACTAGACGGTGCAGGAATTGCCTCACACCATACCGGGACCAGAACCCAGGTGGGGGCCGGTTCATGTGCTCGTACTGCGGGCATATTTCAAGGCGGCCGGTGTTGGACATGCAGGGTCCAGCCAGTTTGGGGATTACGAGTTCAGGGATTGGGAAAATATGGAATTCGAAGGTGTGGTCAGAGAATGGTTGGATATGTGGGCAGGATTGGTCAGAGAATGGGAACTGGGGCGGAGGGTCTTTTGTTGGGAAACCAGGTGGTCAATGGGGAAGAAATGGGGGTGCATTTTTTAGCGGCGATGACCGGTGCGTGGCGGAGAAATCTTATTCGGGTGTCGTTGTTTTTGCTTGTAAACTGTTGGCATCTTTTTTCTTGAGCATAAGGTGGCTGTGGAGAAAGATCTTTCGTGTCGGTTCCACGAGGGAAGATGCTTCATCAGATGCAGAACATAAAGGGTTGTTGTCAAAGAAAGGTGAGAATGGGGTTAATTTAAATGAGAGTAAAGGGGAAAAAGCCCGCCGGAAAGCTGAAGAGAAGAGACAAGCCAGGTTGGAAAGGGAGATGCTTGaggaggaagaaagaaagcagAGGGAAGAGGTTGCGAGGTTAGTGGAGGAACGCAGGAGATTGAGAGATGAAAAATTGGAGGCAGAAAAAGAACGTGGCAAGGGATCGACTCCTGATAGAGAAAGAGACAATAGGAGAGAAACAGAGAGGCGGCGAcaggaaaagaggaaggagaaagacAAAGGTTCCAATAAAAGTAATTCTGACGGGGAAGAGCTTGAAAGGAAGGTCAATAGGGAAAGCGAAAGAAAGCGTGAGTTTGACAAGAGGAGTGAGATTGAAAGACGGGACCTTCAGAAAACCACAATGGAAAGTATCAGGCCACAGAGTTCGGAAATAGGGAATGGTATGAAAAATATATCGACTAATTTTAGCAGACCAAGTGGTGGTGGCAGCAGATACTTTGATCGGATGAAGGGTTCTTTCCTTTCTTCGTCTAAAGCTTTCAATGGAGCTACTTTTTTTGGGAGGGGTGCTCATGCTTCTGCTACTGCTGCTATGAAAGTGAATAGACCTTCTGGTTCTGGTGATCATGTCCAAACTTCTACCAGTAGGAGAGAGGTACTTTCCTCCGAACACATTGCAGGGAAATTTACTTCAAATGGGGATGACAAGCTTTCTGAGGCTGCTTCCCAACGGCCT GTTGTGTCAGATCTGCAACCACAGCCAATTGCCCCAAAAAAAACGTGGCAGCAACTATTTACCCGTTCTTCAGCAGTTACTTCGTCCTTGGATGCAAATACCATGTCTCAACCAAGTCCAAATCACCAAACAGAAGCTCGGAGCCCGCAATTACCTGATCAAGCACCACCAAAGTATCACTTGGATAATCCAATCCAATTTGGGTTGCCGTTACCTTTCTCTCCCTTATGTACCACTTCAATTAGTAGCTCAGTATCTCCTCCTGCAGCTGGATCTGTCTTTCCTCTTGTTGGAAATCCTGCACATGATTTTATATCCGAAGATGCAGAGCTTTTTGAAGACCCATGTTATGTGCCTGATCCAGTTTCTTTGCTCGGGCCAGTTTCAGAATCACTTGATAACTTCCCACTGGACCTGGGGACTGGGTTTGTGTCAAGTTCAGGATTGGAAAGGTCTCATGTTCTCAAGAATGTGTCAGCTTCTACAGAAGTCAGCAAGCCTTCTCCTATTGAATCCCCAATGTCAAAACTGCGGGTTGCTGAAGAAAGGCATTTTACTTCCAGCCAACTGCCATGCACTCCAAGGTCCCGGGATCTACATGCTTCTTCAGATGAATCTGTTAATGCACATGAGCAAGGCACATGGCAGATGTGGGGTACGCCGCCACTTGGACCTGCCAGCTGGCTTTTGCCTCTAGGACAGAACAAAACAAACCAGGAAAATATTGTGCATCCTTCAACCCACAAGGCTATTGTATCACAGTTTCCAAAGGAGAACCAAGTCCTTCCTGGTGCTAGTTCTCCTCAGAATGCTCGTGTTGGTAATGACCAGAGTGGCGGGACATTTAGTCCTCTTGGTCCTGGCTCAAATGAAGCTGATCTGTGGCTACATAAAACTGTGTTGCAGCCATTGGTGGGTGATGGGGACAAACATTTCCCACCCCTTAACCTGAGGGAGGATATCTCACAGAATGAAATGACTTatgatggtgtaagaaaggcaggAGCTGGCCATCCATTTGAACAATCTCCAGGCAGTTGTTGGTCAAA
- the LOC131253562 gene encoding stress response protein nst1-like isoform X1, which translates to MCILCVVQKWSRRVATMLPWLVIPLIGLWALSQLLPPGFRFEVTSPRLACVFVLLVTLFWYEVLMPQLSAWRLRRSARLREQRRFEAIEMEKLRKTATRRCRNCLTPYRDQNPGGGRFMCSYCGHISRRPVLDMQGPASLGITSSGIGKIWNSKVWSENGWICGQDWSENGNWGGGSFVGKPGGQWGRNGGAFFSGDDRCVAEKSYSGVVVFACKLLASFFLSIRWLWRKIFRVGSTREDASSDAEHKGLLSKKGENGVNLNESKGEKARRKAEEKRQARLEREMLEEEERKQREEVARLVEERRRLRDEKLEAEKERGKGSTPDRERDNRRETERRRQEKRKEKDKGSNKSNSDGEELERKVNRESERKREFDKRSEIERRDLQKTTMESIRPQSSEIGNGMKNISTNFSRPSGGGSRYFDRMKGSFLSSSKAFNGATFFGRGAHASATAAMKVNRPSGSGDHVQTSTSRREVLSSEHIAGKFTSNGDDKLSEAASQRPVVSDLQPQPIAPKKTWQQLFTRSSAVTSSLDANTMSQPSPNHQTEARSPQLPDQAPPKYHLDNPIQFGLPLPFSPLCTTSISSSVSPPAAGSVFPLVGNPAHDFISEDAELFEDPCYVPDPVSLLGPVSESLDNFPLDLGTGFVSSSGLERSHVLKNVSASTEVSKPSPIESPMSKLRVAEERHFTSSQLPCTPRSRDLHASSDESVNAHEQGTWQMWGTPPLGPASWLLPLGQNKTNQENIVHPSTHKAIVSQFPKENQVLPGASSPQNARVGNDQSGGTFSPLGPGSNEADLWLHKTVLQPLVGDGDKHFPPLNLREDISQNEMTYDGVRKAGAGHPFEQSPGSCWSNRDWAVQGQVEGDGNSTLAMPPIGGLFSTPDVQSLWSFN; encoded by the exons ATGTGTATACTGTGTGTTGTTCAGAAGTGGTCCCGCCGGGTCGCGACCATGCTTCCTTGGTTAGTAATTCCGTTGATTGGGCTCTGGGCGCTCTCTCAGCTGCTGCCGCCAGGGTTCCGTTTTGAGGTCACTTCTCCACGTCTGGCATGTGTTTTCGTGCTGCTTGTTACACTTTTCTGGTATGAGGTGTTGATGCCACAGCTGTCGGCTTGGCGTCTGCGTAGGAGCGCACGGCTCAGGGAGCAACGTCGGTTTGAAGCTATTGAGATGGAGAAGCTTCGGAAGACCGCCACTAGACGGTGCAGGAATTGCCTCACACCATACCGGGACCAGAACCCAGGTGGGGGCCGGTTCATGTGCTCGTACTGCGGGCATATTTCAAGGCGGCCGGTGTTGGACATGCAGGGTCCAGCCAGTTTGGGGATTACGAGTTCAGGGATTGGGAAAATATGGAATTCGAAGGTGTGGTCAGAGAATGGTTGGATATGTGGGCAGGATTGGTCAGAGAATGGGAACTGGGGCGGAGGGTCTTTTGTTGGGAAACCAGGTGGTCAATGGGGAAGAAATGGGGGTGCATTTTTTAGCGGCGATGACCGGTGCGTGGCGGAGAAATCTTATTCGGGTGTCGTTGTTTTTGCTTGTAAACTGTTGGCATCTTTTTTCTTGAGCATAAGGTGGCTGTGGAGAAAGATCTTTCGTGTCGGTTCCACGAGGGAAGATGCTTCATCAGATGCAGAACATAAAGGGTTGTTGTCAAAGAAAGGTGAGAATGGGGTTAATTTAAATGAGAGTAAAGGGGAAAAAGCCCGCCGGAAAGCTGAAGAGAAGAGACAAGCCAGGTTGGAAAGGGAGATGCTTGaggaggaagaaagaaagcagAGGGAAGAGGTTGCGAGGTTAGTGGAGGAACGCAGGAGATTGAGAGATGAAAAATTGGAGGCAGAAAAAGAACGTGGCAAGGGATCGACTCCTGATAGAGAAAGAGACAATAGGAGAGAAACAGAGAGGCGGCGAcaggaaaagaggaaggagaaagacAAAGGTTCCAATAAAAGTAATTCTGACGGGGAAGAGCTTGAAAGGAAGGTCAATAGGGAAAGCGAAAGAAAGCGTGAGTTTGACAAGAGGAGTGAGATTGAAAGACGGGACCTTCAGAAAACCACAATGGAAAGTATCAGGCCACAGAGTTCGGAAATAGGGAATGGTATGAAAAATATATCGACTAATTTTAGCAGACCAAGTGGTGGTGGCAGCAGATACTTTGATCGGATGAAGGGTTCTTTCCTTTCTTCGTCTAAAGCTTTCAATGGAGCTACTTTTTTTGGGAGGGGTGCTCATGCTTCTGCTACTGCTGCTATGAAAGTGAATAGACCTTCTGGTTCTGGTGATCATGTCCAAACTTCTACCAGTAGGAGAGAGGTACTTTCCTCCGAACACATTGCAGGGAAATTTACTTCAAATGGGGATGACAAGCTTTCTGAGGCTGCTTCCCAACGGCCT GTTGTGTCAGATCTGCAACCACAGCCAATTGCCCCAAAAAAAACGTGGCAGCAACTATTTACCCGTTCTTCAGCAGTTACTTCGTCCTTGGATGCAAATACCATGTCTCAACCAAGTCCAAATCACCAAACAGAAGCTCGGAGCCCGCAATTACCTGATCAAGCACCACCAAAGTATCACTTGGATAATCCAATCCAATTTGGGTTGCCGTTACCTTTCTCTCCCTTATGTACCACTTCAATTAGTAGCTCAGTATCTCCTCCTGCAGCTGGATCTGTCTTTCCTCTTGTTGGAAATCCTGCACATGATTTTATATCCGAAGATGCAGAGCTTTTTGAAGACCCATGTTATGTGCCTGATCCAGTTTCTTTGCTCGGGCCAGTTTCAGAATCACTTGATAACTTCCCACTGGACCTGGGGACTGGGTTTGTGTCAAGTTCAGGATTGGAAAGGTCTCATGTTCTCAAGAATGTGTCAGCTTCTACAGAAGTCAGCAAGCCTTCTCCTATTGAATCCCCAATGTCAAAACTGCGGGTTGCTGAAGAAAGGCATTTTACTTCCAGCCAACTGCCATGCACTCCAAGGTCCCGGGATCTACATGCTTCTTCAGATGAATCTGTTAATGCACATGAGCAAGGCACATGGCAGATGTGGGGTACGCCGCCACTTGGACCTGCCAGCTGGCTTTTGCCTCTAGGACAGAACAAAACAAACCAGGAAAATATTGTGCATCCTTCAACCCACAAGGCTATTGTATCACAGTTTCCAAAGGAGAACCAAGTCCTTCCTGGTGCTAGTTCTCCTCAGAATGCTCGTGTTGGTAATGACCAGAGTGGCGGGACATTTAGTCCTCTTGGTCCTGGCTCAAATGAAGCTGATCTGTGGCTACATAAAACTGTGTTGCAGCCATTGGTGGGTGATGGGGACAAACATTTCCCACCCCTTAACCTGAGGGAGGATATCTCACAGAATGAAATGACTTatgatggtgtaagaaaggcaggAGCTGGCCATCCATTTGAACAATCTCCAGGCAGTTGTTGGTCAAA